The Syntrophorhabdaceae bacterium genome has a window encoding:
- a CDS encoding ribose-phosphate pyrophosphokinase: MDKLRILTGNANPELASRITEYLGIKLAKAKINQFSDGEIQVSIDESVRGMDTFVVQSTCPPVNHNLMELLIMVDALKRASAGRITVVMPYYGYARQDRKVLPRTSISARLVANLITVAGASRILAMDLHAGQIQGFFDIPVDHLYALPVQFEYIKKIDGEVVIVSPDAGGVERARELGKRINATIAIIDKRREKANESKVMHVIGDVKGRTAILIDDMIDTGGTIVQAAQALIDGGAKVVYACCTHPVLSGQAIERINNSPLKELIATNTIPLSEIGRQSNKFKILDVSPILGEAIKRIHSDASVSSLFI, from the coding sequence TTGGACAAGCTCAGAATATTAACTGGCAACGCAAACCCGGAATTGGCCTCCAGGATCACCGAGTACCTCGGGATCAAACTCGCTAAGGCCAAAATTAATCAGTTCAGCGACGGCGAGATCCAGGTTTCGATCGATGAAAGCGTCCGCGGTATGGACACTTTCGTGGTTCAGTCCACCTGTCCGCCCGTGAACCATAACCTGATGGAACTCCTCATCATGGTGGATGCTCTGAAACGGGCCTCCGCGGGCAGGATAACTGTTGTGATGCCCTACTATGGATACGCCAGGCAGGACCGTAAGGTTCTTCCCCGCACATCCATCTCGGCGAGACTTGTGGCCAACCTCATAACCGTGGCCGGAGCCTCAAGGATACTGGCCATGGACCTTCATGCCGGCCAGATCCAGGGTTTCTTTGACATCCCCGTGGACCATCTTTATGCACTTCCCGTTCAGTTCGAATACATAAAGAAGATCGATGGAGAGGTCGTGATCGTTTCTCCCGATGCAGGTGGGGTCGAGCGTGCCCGCGAGCTGGGCAAGAGGATCAACGCGACCATTGCCATCATCGACAAGAGGCGTGAAAAGGCCAACGAGTCGAAGGTGATGCATGTCATCGGCGACGTGAAGGGCAGGACGGCGATCCTCATCGATGACATGATCGATACGGGAGGAACTATCGTTCAGGCAGCCCAGGCCCTCATAGACGGCGGCGCAAAAGTCGTCTATGCGTGCTGCACCCACCCGGTGCTCTCGGGACAGGCGATCGAGAGGATAAACAATTCCCCTCTCAAGGAATTGATAGCGACCAATACCATCCCCCTTTCGGAAATCGGCAGGCAATCTAATAAGTTTAAGATTCTGGATGTGTCGCCCATACTCGGAGAGGCCATCAAAAGAATACATAGCGATGCATCTGTAAGTTCGTTGTTCATATAG